The DNA region CCAAAACTAACCTAAAATTGCTCATGCCTCTCTCAgtctttctctcactctcaaaattttttttttcccttaaagcTAGCTTTTTGGAGCTGTGATCCTACATGCATCACAAATCTTTAGGGAAAGAGGGAAAACAGACCCGTAGACACAGAGCGAGAGAAAGACCTGGGCTTGTTTGGATTTGAAGAGGAGAGACCCAATTAATACATACATTAGCCTCAATCCATTTGAAACTGTGGCCagataattttacttttttttcttttttttttaaagaatcagatAACAGAGGACTGATTTTTGACTTTTGTGAAGTCTTGCTTTTGTGAAGAATGGCAGCATTGAAGTCGTGAAGTGTTGCTATTTATACTTATGAATCAAACCCTAGTCGTATGAAATCATTTAATCCCCACCGTCCAATTTTTAATGTGATCCACCTGTCAATAATGCCACCTTATTTACAATATTCTTACTTCTTAGGCATGTGCAGCACTAATAGATCTCAGAATTATCATGCTTCACAATTTATGTACTACTGTCTCGGTGGCTTTAAACAATTTGTGAATGTATATAGtagattatttttaatatttactagttgctaacccgtgTTATGCACAGagtaattatataaaaattaaaaatagttattatttttttggagcaaaaattaaaaatatttattttacttaaatgtCTATGACTTGGTTTTAAAAATGTATGACTTGAAAATGATTgaaattgaatgaaaataagtaattttattcaaaacaaaggtttagaaaattctttttcttttatatcattgGTTCTACATAACACATATCTGCGTGActcacaacattttcactaTTCTTTGGTGATGACTTctaacatacaaaaaaaaaaaaaaattacacattgtAACACTTGATAAGGGAGAATTTTCAAGCTCTTAAAACATATATCTAATAGAGTTTTACAGCTGATAAGAGACAACATGTAAAAATAAGGGAATATTTCTACTTCAACTAAACTCTACTTCCTTCATCGCACTCGCACTTGATAAGGGACAACGTGTTAGAAATACTCCCTTAtttctacaatatatatatatatatatatatatatatattacacattGTAAAAATAAGGGAGTATTTTAGTCGAAGTAGAATTTTCAAGCTCTTGAAACATATATCCAATAGAGGTTtacttaaactaaactattgtaacacttgataagataattacatgttgaagagaaataataaatatatataagatataaaacctaaaataaaataaaataaaatagtctaaaataaaaagaaaaagaaaatagtggtgATATGGAAAATTATGGGAAACTTCAAAggctttggttatatatatatatatatatatatatatatatattataaaaattgggCATAAGATTATtaacattattaaaattataaaaaattattaccatTATCAAACTTAAATATACAAATAACTAATTAGCTACACTttagatttttataattttaaaaatatttaattaaattatttatgatgtcATCGATTCGACCATTAGTTCAACCCTGGTCGGAccataactctctctctctctctctctctctctctctctctcaagtaaAAAGATAAGGAGGAGCCATTAGAGTGATTTTTCTACCTTGACATGAGTGGTCAAAGgcatgtatatgtatatgtgtgtgtgttttatgaGGTTCCATTTATGCTAgatttaatgcaaaaaaaaaaaaaaaaaaagcattataaGAATTAAACTGACATCCAAATACTCAATCAAAGTATCAAACTCTTAAGAATTCCAGAATCTTTATTTTATAATGTTGTGTTTCTTAACCATTCAATGGTAAAGAACAGAATAAGCGACAATCAGAACACACTAGGCCAGGAGCACCCAAATACGCAAATGTGTGCCCACATAAAGTATGACCAAAAAGCAACGTGTACGTGTAAAGCATGCTCCACCCATTACAAAAAGTAGTAGGATACAGATAGATTATAGAAGTctgccccccaaaaaaaaaagaaaagaaaagaaaatttctaatGAAGTAAAATTTCAGGTTAATAATCTTTAGTTGGTGTTGTGGACATGATTTCGCTTTGTTCAAGCAGGTTTGCTTTCTAGATGCCACCCCATATATGTAAATTTTCTggttttatcttcttttgtgttttatgAGTGAACTAAATTAGTTATTTATGCCCTACCATTTTGTGAGGATTAGATTGGTTCAAATTAAAGATTAACATAAAGTTTATTGCATTCGATCATTGTCTTTGTGATTGTAGCAAAactttgattttagttttttaatgttcctttttttagggaattttttttttaatattctagTCAAAAAGAGTGGTAGAGGTTATTGCTTCCAGCAAAAACTGCAAAAGTATTAACTGTTGACGTGGATAACCATTAGTCTTGAGCAATTTGAAGgtagatatttaaaaaaaaaaaaaaaaacaaaacaaaacaaagatgCCTCTATATAAAAGTATATGGGGGGCCACTTTTGACTTTCGAGATAATGGGATGCTTCATGCTAGTTATAAGTATTACTTTTGTTCAAAAAACTAGGGAAGATTAATGTCGTGTACGGGTACATTTTTCTAATATAAATTCTATATTCGTTAGCATAGGATTACTTGGGAAAATGCAGGAGTACATGACAATTATTAGCTATAAAAAACTGTCCATTACCTGTCATACTCCAATTGGCCAATTTTCCTTTTGGCATTCCACAAGTCCATGTATAGGTTATCACCCAACCTTGTAGGCAAAGTGATGCCCTCCATGCACTAAGCACTTACGGTTCAGGAGAAGAAGGATTTAAGCTGTTGGGCTTGCTACATGCAACATATTAGTGtataatatttcaataaaaaataacaataagaaaaattgtTGCCTATAAGGGTTCATTTGCCAGCCGAGTTTTTAactaaggatttttttttttggcccccATAAATCCACtctttgttaaataaaatagcTCTTTTGAAATtaagttaaatttttattatctcATCTTTTAGCAAATAAGTTACCTAAAACTACGGGGTGTCATAGTTACTAACTGACAATGGGGCCACATATGCGAAACATCCAACCGAATTTTCTCATTTATGCAAGTTAATACTTCTACTTTTCTTGTTATTATAAGTATCGAATGTGTATGAACTTCCTTCCTTCATCAGGGAAACATTTGTGAAATCCTACTCCAGATAAACAGATTCCAAGGAATTTCATAGCCAAATCAGATCTTATGAACAGCAAGTAGcaaataacagtttttttttttttttcctgggaaAGCCTAAAGAACTATTTCTAAGATTGTTGAAGGAGAAAATTTGTCTTGTATGTATGCACTAattacctctcttttctctacTCTCAATTTGCATTACATTTCTTTGATTCAaaattatgcttaaaaaatGACACAGGTGTTGAACTAGCTCTAAATCCTTTGGACTTTCATCCAGCACACATAATCTGACTTTAATTTTTAACATGTCACTGATCAATAACCCAAATTATTGGGCTCTTCTAGATATCTTTTATTGGATAACATCAAGTTGGGGGAGGTTTTGCCATAATGGTCTTCCAGGGCTCCTTTGTGATTTTAGTTGGCCACCTTGCAAGACATATGCTCTTCATTGCTTTGCCATTTGCTCATGTTTGGTGTCTTTATTCATTGCATGTATTGTCTGTATTGACTTTTCTGTTCCCACGCGTCTTTtggaatatataaaaataaaaagggctctctctactctctactaCCAAATTTTCATCAGCATGATCCTTCCACCAGATTGAAGAATTACTTTGTGCAGATATATACAAAAGAAAGccgtattcttttttttttctttgaaggaagcgagaaaaaaaaaatatatatatatatatatatatatatatatatatacacacgcatacatacatatatgtttGGTTTGtattatattacatattaaTTAACATTAAAAGAGagcattttttgttgttatttgacGACTTTTTTACACTGGTGGGTCACGATTAACAGGGCCATCATTTCATTGACATGGaactttgtttcattttctttgtaatGAAAGGGAACATTAacttttctaaaagaaaattttattcaactttggCTCTCTCACACAACATATTTTCCTTGTGGTGTCTGTCTCTTTGAATATTGGTTTGATCTTATCCTAAAAATTCTAATCTGCAGGTTCAATTTTGCAGGCCTTTTGTCTTGAGCAACTTTACTCTTGTATGATCTTTCATCTCCGGTTAGCCATCACATGGTCATCATGGAGTCAGATTTTGAGACACAAGGTAACAAAACGAAGAGGATCAAGATAGAAGAAGAATCAACAAACAGAATGGAAACTCTGCCTCGGGATATCATCCTCAACATTCTTTCAGGGCTTCCCATATCATCTTTGGTGCAATTCAGGTGTGTGTGCCGATCTTGGCGCTTGTTAGGACAAGATCCTGATCTAGTCAATATGCATAGCTCACGTATGGCTGAGAGCAACCCAACATGTCTCATCTTTCACTGTGATTATCCCATCAAAAACCAGCTTTACTTTGTTGAGTTCCCTTCTTCCAATGGAAAGgtgaaaaaatttcaagtcCCTTTTTGTTCTGCAATGCCTGAGTTTGATGTGGTAGGCACATGTGATGGTTTACTATGCTTATCTGATTCATTATTTAATGATGCACTATACATATATAACCCTTTCACCAGGAATTGCAAAGAGCTGCCTAAGTCCATGCATAATTTGAACCAAGAGGTGGTATATGGATTTGGGTTTCATCCCAAAACTAAGGAATACAAAGTGGTTAAGATAGTGTATATTAAGAATTCAAATAAAGGTTCAGCGGTTCAGGTATTCACTCTGGGAAGCTCAACCTGGAGAAGTTTGGAAAAGGTAAATTACCATCTTGTTAATTGGCCATCACAACAAGTGTGTGTTAATGGAAGACTTCATTGGGTGACTTGGCCAGGAAGATACACTAGAATACGCAGTATCATCTCATTCGACTTAGCAGACGAGAAATTCCGAGAGGTTCCAAGTCCTGATGGCAATGGTTTAAGCAGGTGTAATTATCACTTGGTGGTTCTAGGGGGTTGTCTTTCTGCTGCAGTTTATTGTCATTATGGGAAATTGGACATATGGGTAATGGAAAAGTATGGTGTGAAGGAATCTtggatcaagaaattcaacttagGAAACTATGTGCCTAAGGGATTCCAAAGGGAAATGGAGATCTCCTACAAGATTTCAAGGTTTGCTTCAAAAGGAAGATTTGTTCGAGTTGTAGGCCTTACCAAGGATGGGGAGTTCTTGCTGGAGTACAGAAGCAGGGCTCTGGTTTCCTATGATCCAAAAACTACAAAAGCTAAAGACCTTGTTTTTCCTGGAATGCCAAAGTGGTATCGAACAATTGTTCATGTGGGTAGCCTCAACTGGATTGATGCCTTCACTCATGGGTGATGCGCCAAAATGGCAAAGTGGATGGATGCTTCTTTCCCTGTGAGTTTGCTTCTTACTGAAATCAAGCATATGTTTTTCTGTTCAATTGCATAGTTTGCATTTCCATTACCAATGCCTCCAAGTTATGTAATTTTGAACATCTGAATGTTACATTATATGCTCTTTGATTGTAAAACTTAGTCATAGATGTGAGCTCTCCAATAAAATGCGGTGAAATCTGTTATATTACTGGAAATTGAAATGTTCTCCTTGCTTTTTTGAAGACTGAACATAAACTACGTCCACCCCCTAACCCAAAGAAAAAGCATTAGACTAGAAGTGGTGATAAAGTTTTGATCTTCATTCTCTGTGAATGATCTCATTTATGTCTTAAAATGAAAACCATTGTTAATgtgaagaagaaattaaaaaaaaaaaaaaaatcatatcaagtGCTGTGGAAACAAGATTAATGGCTTTTGTATCACTGTTATGAACTCTTCTAAGCATAGGTTTGGACTCTCTATTCTAATCATAGAAAAATCCTTTGTCCCACTGTTAGTGTTGTACTTTATGCTTCACCAATCGCAGTTTGTCACACATTCCTTTTTTACCCttataaattaatcaaattttaaaaagaaaaaaaaatcacacatgaCATAGTCACATAGTACAGttggtggagaaaaaaaaaggaatactAAAAGAGCAACAGAGGATTTTTAGTCATTCCAGTCTATTATAATTACCAGGCTCAAAGACCACTCTCAATCATTTTTGTCACTCTCTTTTGGCCTTTGCCAGTGCTGCAAGCTTCAGAATCAGGCTATTTAAAATAAACCTAGCTAAGTATCAGCGTATTCTTTCTTTCAGCTTtagttaaaaactatttttaaaaaaaatttggttttattCCCACACCCATTACCCTGTTTATAAGTCTCTAACTTTTGTGTTGTTCTTGGCTTCTTTTCACACCCAGTTTTTGCCTGCTAAAATTTGGTGAAGTTACTTTACAGGTTCCCTAACCTGTCCCTATCTTGAGATGTTTATTTAATGCAATTGAGGTCTTCATCTTATCTGCCAATTAGAAAGTGCAGCACATAACTTTAGACTAGTATTTTGAAAGCAACACCACCAATGAAGGAATTGAAAACCAAAGCTCAATGTTTAATTAAATAAGGTTCTAGACTTCTAGTTGTTGGCACAAGCTTGTTTAAAGTTTAAGTAGGGAGAATATACCCTTATGTTTCTAATGAGTACCCATTTGGAAATTGCTCctgtattttttattccttcttTGTCTGCTTATATTCTGAATTCAAGGTAGTAGGTTTATCGGTCCACACAAGCACAAACACTCATGTATCAAACCATagaaactaaaagaaaacaaaataaatgaagaatatatatttcatttatagCCTATGCTAAGATTTcatctccattttttttaagttagataAGATAGTAGGTTTATCGTTTAatgataattgttctttatcattaggggcaaaatattaattggtttttactttttagtgtAGGCAAGTCAaacctaaatctcttattcaggAGATGAGATTTTGCAATTGAGCTAATGAAACCCAATATTTCATCTCCTTTTATAATACATCtctatattattaaattttcaaattttgaaatcaacTATAAAAGGAATGAATTGATGTTGCAAGAAAATTTTGTGGTTACTTTCTTAGAGGGCTCCAAGATGTTGATTgattagaatcaaatttgatattAGGGAAGTGATTGCTCGAATTATTTGTGGTTACTTCCGTAGAAGATAGTAATAGTGGTTGACTAGGATTAGACTAATAAGGGCAATTGATTAGgataaaatttgatatcatagaatttgttatgaaaatttatagacataacttttttttatatacaaaatagaaattgtaCTCTAGAATAATCTAAGTATACATATATGTGAAGCTTTTGACCCCAGCATtaacccccca from Castanea sativa cultivar Marrone di Chiusa Pesio chromosome 6, ASM4071231v1 includes:
- the LOC142640537 gene encoding F-box protein At3g07870-like; translated protein: MVIMESDFETQGNKTKRIKIEEESTNRMETLPRDIILNILSGLPISSLVQFRCVCRSWRLLGQDPDLVNMHSSRMAESNPTCLIFHCDYPIKNQLYFVEFPSSNGKVKKFQVPFCSAMPEFDVVGTCDGLLCLSDSLFNDALYIYNPFTRNCKELPKSMHNLNQEVVYGFGFHPKTKEYKVVKIVYIKNSNKGSAVQVFTLGSSTWRSLEKVNYHLVNWPSQQVCVNGRLHWVTWPGRYTRIRSIISFDLADEKFREVPSPDGNGLSRCNYHLVVLGGCLSAAVYCHYGKLDIWVMEKYGVKESWIKKFNLGNYVPKGFQREMEISYKISRFASKGRFVRVVGLTKDGEFLLEYRSRALVSYDPKTTKAKDLVFPGMPKWYRTIVHVGSLNWIDAFTHG